In one Zalophus californianus isolate mZalCal1 chromosome 10, mZalCal1.pri.v2, whole genome shotgun sequence genomic region, the following are encoded:
- the NES gene encoding nestin — MNSLVPTPDVQSLGCSSLRPAIVPAGLPFPSASVLRALRVAGFSRCPASLHLWWVRLGSKMEGCLGEESFQMWELNRRLEAYLARVKALEEQNELLGAELGGLRAQTGDASWRTRADDELAALRALVDQRWREKHAAEVARDNLAEEVEGVAGQCERQRLARERAAAEAARNRHAAEAEKCAQARLSSRAAELERELEAACAAHEEERAALSARPRAPSRPAAPRGPPAPAPELEELTRQLGDAWRGAVRGFQERVARMETSLGQARERLGRAVQGAREGRRELQQLRAERGGLRELRAALEQRLQGGWQERLRATEKFQLVVDALEQEKQGLQSQIARVLESRRQLAHLQMSLSLEVATYRTLLEAENSRLQTLGNTSKASLGFQDPKLELHFPGTPEGRHLGPLLTALSPTSLSLPLPDTLETPVPGFLKSQEFLQARTPTLASTPIPPTLLAPCAITDTEIRAQDAPFSLLQPQIGRQQVPEALHSKAKVAIPSSILPGPEEPGGEQQEASTGQSPEDHTSLAPPLSPDPCSLEAKGREPGGSGMVSRFQEEGEGQIWGLAEKEMAIEVKMVNSLQQEPRQEDGGLNMKEIQDSQGPLEKETLKSVEEETQEPLMSPEKQSHEALRSLEENPESLRSLEEENLDTSKGLEKENQELLMSLEEKDAEVVRPLEKETLGLLKPVGKEDPQTLQSLEQENQELMRSLEGNLETVLYPEKENQELVRSVEENFESTRDLEKETQEPLRSLEDENLENLSLLEKENQESLNSPEDEKHKTLRPVEKENQEPLRFLEDQETLRLLERENQRSPRSLEEEEQETVRPLEEEEQEPVRSLEEGQETLRLLEKENQEPVESLEDENQETLGPLEKENQRSLRSLEEENQEPVGSLEDENQETLGPLEKENQRSLRSLEGGQETLRHLEKENQEPVKSLEKENQETLGSLEKEDQEPMKFPEDENQETLRSLEKENQEPGESLVEEDPATLRPLEKVKPEPQMSLGKDQEIFRALENENQQLLRFLKEESVEAMRSSETETPEPPKSAREDLGILKSLETQEPLWSPEEMNQETMKPLEKEIQEALDSVEDDRETLRPLDKGDQESLRSLGGWSLETLNPPEELGQGSQRNPPEEETPEQTENPESPRSLEEEGQELPLPASQQGWEDAVGDRELEQGLPPGRATARQEAAATLDVREWAGSAGKESVGQGQPRLVAAGEVWSTGEGHSGSPEPKEQRVPVEGAGGEGGTEGLQDPEGQLEQVGVPGLQTPQGVSGAREPVLEGRDESLGGGQASPEVTSGLETAVGESAAGSRQGPEQEVVGLEDPGPPAREEGEASPMGEEGLDAEKMQGLEGPRKDPEEAAALDPELSTLSRKSTDPLEPPRGWEEAEPEAPWGAEAGLPAGAKCPSHSGSSSGTPQPRPLGSEEAGEDAELVLGPPSPRPTEPRAPTPIPGDAPGLQLLAEGTQEAGWGLEGEQEKLGSEGSPEDLQEEGEENREDSEADELGETLPDSTPLGLYLRSPASPPWGLHGEQRPSPQGEAREEGWAPSVPAPEGCGAQPGEEEEEEECGQHSDLSEELEDLEAEGSLPPGPPGEAVEPPGQASQLLLEPAAWDGGGESDGFADEEESGGEDGEEEERREPGAGRWGPRPPLSGPQRGNFLGSEAAEGGVPWDDGLRGMEAGVRMTALETESQDSTEPSEGSEEESGPVPLEREDPVPGPLGTLSGVGGLGLGVGDSRGVNGQGPSLKEELERVNGGVVNGLQPPEGGEQGKLGGPEADQGSPLEEEGDEGGALKAPWAGPPLHLGVGQFLKFTPREGDVDSWSSGED; from the exons ATGAATAGCCTCGTTCCCACTCCCGACGTTCAGTCGCTCGGCTGCTCCTCGCTCCGCCCCGCCATTGTCCCCGCCGGCCTCCCTTTTCCCTCCGCGTCCGTCCTAAGAGCTTTGAGAGTTGCTGGCTTCTCCCGCTGCCCCGCGTCTCTCCACCTTTGGTGGGTCAGACTTGGGAGCAAGATGGAGGGCTGCTTGGGGGAGGAATCTTTCCAGATGTGGGAGCTCAACCGGCGCCTGGAGGCCTACCTGGCGCGGGTGAAGGCCCTAGAGGAGCAGAATGAGCTGCTCGGCGCGGAGCTCGGGGGCCTCCGGGCACAGACCGGGGACGCCTCCTGGCGCACCCGTGCCGACGACGAGCTGGCGGCCCTGCGAGCCCTCGTCGACCAGCGCTGGCGAGAGAAGCACGCGGCCGAGGTGGCGCGCGACAACCTGGCGGAAGAGGTGGAGGGCGTGGCAGGCCAGTGCGAGCGGCAGCGGCTGGCGCGGGAGCGGGCGGCGGCCGAGGCGGCCCGCAACCGGCATGCGGCCGAGGCCGAGAAGTGCGCCCAGGCCCGGCTGAGCTCCCGGGCGGCGGAGCTGGAGCGCGAGCTGGAGGCCGCGTGCGCTGCGCACGAGGAGGAGCGCGCCGCCCTGAGCGCCCGGCCCCGCGCCCCCAGccgccccgccgcgccccgcgggccccccgcgcccgccccggAGCTGGAGGAGCTCACGCGGCAGCTGGGCGACGCGTGGCGCGGGGCCGTGCGCGGCTTCCAGGAGCGCGTGGCGCGCATGGAGACGTCGCTGGGCCAGGCCCGCGAGCGCTTGGGCCGCGCCGTGCAGGGCGCCCGCGAGGGCCGCCGGGAGCTGCAGCAGCTGCGGGCCGAGCGCGGCGGCCTCCGGGAGCTACGGGCGGCGCTGGAGCAGAGGCTGCAGGGCGGCTGGCAGGAGCGGCTGCGCGCCACCGAGAAGTTCCAG CTGGTGGTGGATGCcctggagcaggagaagcagggccTGCAGAGCCAGATTGCCCGGGTCCTGGAAAGTCGACGGCAGCTGGCGCACCTCCAGATGTCCCTCAGCCTGGAGGTGGCCACATACAG GACCCTCCTAGAGGCCGAGAACTCCCGACTGCAGACCCTCGGCAACACTTCCAAGGCTTCCCTCGGCTTCCAGG ACCCTAAGCTGGAGCTGCATTTCCCTGGGACCCCGGAGGGCCGGCATCTGGGACCTTTGCTCACTGCCCTGAGCCCCACTTCCCTCTCTTTGCCCTTGCCTGATACCCTTGAGACACCTGTGCCAGGCTTTCTGAAGAGCCAAGAATTCCTCCAGGCCCGTACCCCAACCTTGGCCAGCACCCCCATCCCGCCCACACTTCTGGCTCCCTGTGCCATTACGGATACAGAGATCAGAGCCCAGGatgcccccttctccctgctccagccacagATTGGGAGGCAGCAGGTTCCAGAGGCTCTGCACTCGAAAGCCAAGGTAGCCATCCCTTCCAGCATCCTGCCAGGACCAGAGGAGCCTGGAGGCGAGCAACAAGAGGCCAGTACTGGCCAGTCCCCTGAGGATCATACCTCCTtggccccacccctcagccctgACCCCTGTAGTTTAGAGGCCAAAGGTAGAGAACCCGGTGGGTCTGGAATGGTCAGCAGATTCCAGGAGGAAGGTGAAGGGCAAATCTGGGGGctggcagagaaagaaatggcCATAGAGGTAAAAATGGTGAACAGTTTGCAGCAGGAACCACGGCAAGAAGACGGGGGTCTGAACATGAAGGAAATCCAGGACTCCCAGGGTCCTTTGGAAAAAGAAACTCTGAAGTCTGTGGAAGAGGAAACTCAAGAGCCACTGATGtctccagaaaaacagagccATGAGGCTCTGAGATCTCTAGAGGAGAATCCAGAATCTCTGAGGTCTTTAGAAGAAGAGAATTTAGACACATCAAAAGGTCTAGAAAAGGAGAATCAAGAGCTATTGATGTCTTTAGAAGAGAAGGATGCAGAAGTAGTGAGACCTCTAGAAAAAGAGACTCTAGGACTACTTAAACCTGTAGGAAAAGAGGACCCACAGACATTGCAATCTCTAGAACAGGAGAATCAAGAACTAATGAGGTCTCTTGAAGGTAATCTAGAGACAGTTTTAtatccagaaaaggaaaatcaagagtTAGTAAGGTCTGTAGAAGAGAACTTTGAGTCAACTAGAGATTTAGAAAAGGAGACTCAAGAGCCACTGAGGTCTCTAGAAGATGAGAATCTAGAAAACTTGAGCCTACTGGAAAAAGAGAACCAAGAGTCTCTGAACTCTCCAGAAGATGAGAAGCATAAGACCTTGAGACCCGTAGAAAAAGAGAACCAGGAACCACTGAGGTTTCTAGAAGACCAGGAGACATTGAGGCTTCTAGAAAGAGAGAACCAGAGGTCCCCGAGGTCTCTAGAAGAAGAGGAGCAGGAGACAGTGAGACCTCTAGAAGAAGAGGAGCAGGAGCCAGTGAGGTCTCTAGAAGAAGGCCAGGAGACACTGAGGCTTCTAGAAAAAGAGAACCAGGAGCCAGTGGAGTCTCTAGAAGATGAGAACCAGGAGACATTGGGACCCCTAGAAAAAGAGAACCAGAGGTCCTTGAGGTCTCTAGAAGAAGAGAACCAGGAGCCAGTGGGGTCTCTAGAAGATGAGAACCAGGAGACATTGGGACCTCTAGAAAAAGAGAACCAGAGGTCCTTGAGGTCTCTAGAAGGCGGCCAGGAGACATTGAGGCATCTAGAAAAAGAGAACCAGGAGCCAGTGAAGTctctagaaaaggaaaaccaagagacaTTGGGATCTCTAGAAAAAGAGGACCAGGAGCCAATGAAGTTTCCAGAAGATGAAAACCAGGAAACGTTGAGATCTCTAGAAAAAGAGAACCAGGAGCCAGGGGAGTCTCTAGTAGAAGAAGACCCGGCAACATTGAGACCTCTAGAAAAGGTGAAACCAGAGCCACAAATGTCTCTTGGAAAAGACCAGGAGATATTTAGAGCTCTTGAAAATGAGAATCAACAGTTATTAAGGTTCCTAAAAGAAGAGAGCGTAGAGGCAATGAGATCTTCAGAAACTGAGACTCCAGAGCCACCAAAGTCTGCAAGAGAAGACTTGGGAATACTGAAATCTCTAGAGACTCAAGAGCCACTGTGGTCTCCAGAAGAAATGAATCAGGAGACAATGAAACCTCTAGAAAAGGAAATTCAAGAAGCACTGGACTCTGTGGAGGATGACCGAGAGACACTGAGACCCCTAGATAAGGGGGACCAGGAATCACTGAGATCTCTGGGCGGGTGGAGCCTAGAGACTCTGAATCCGCCAGAAGAGCTAGGTCAGGGAAGTCAAAGGAACCCGCCCGAGGAAGAGACCCCTGAGCAGACGGAGAATCCAGAGTCGCCGAGGTCTTTGGAAGAGGAGGGACAGGAGCTGCCACTGCCTGCCAGCCAGCAGGGGTGGGAAGATGCGGTGGGGGACCGAGAACTGGAGCAGGGTTTGCCCCCTGGCAGGGCGACAGCGCGCCAGGAGGCTGCGGCCACGCTCGACGTGAGGGAGTGGGCTGGCTCCGCCGGGAAGGAGTCTGTGGGGCAGGGACAGCCACGGCTGGTGGCCGCAGGGGAGGTCTGGAGCACAGGCGAGGGGCACTCAGGGAGCCCTGAGCCCAAAGAGCAGAGGGTCCCAGTTGAGGGAGccgggggggagggaggcactGAGGGCCTCCAGGACCCCGAAGGGCAGCTGGAGCAAGTGGGGGTGCCAGGCCTCCAAACTCCCCAGGGAGTGTCAGGGGCGAGAGAGCCGGTGTTGGAAGGTAGAGATGAGTCCCTGGGGGGTGGCCAGGCCTCCCCAGAGGTCACTTCGGGGTTAGAGACAGCTGTGGGCGAGTCGGCTGCAGGAAGCCGGCAGGGACCAGAGCAGGAGGTGGTGGGGCTGGAGGACCCAGGGCCCCcggccagagaggagggggaggcgtCACCCATGGGCGAGGAAGGTTTGGACGCAGAGAAGATGCAGGGTTTGGAAGGGCCCAGAAAGGACCCAGAGGAGGCAGCTGCTCTGGACCCAGAGCTTTCCACCCTGTCCAGGAAGAGCACAGACCCCCTGGAGcctcccaggggctgggaggaggcagagccAGAGGCCCCGTGGGGAGCGGAGGCTGGGCTCCCCGCCGGGGCCAAGTGCCCCTCTCACAGTGGAAGCAGTAGCGGTACCCCTcagcccaggcccctggggtcAGAGGAAGCAGGAGAAGATGCAGAGCTAGTGCTGGGGCCCCCCAGCCCAAGGCCCACTGAGCCCCGGGCGCCCACCCCAATCCCTGGAGATGCCCCTGGGCTCCAGCTCCTGGCTGAGGGGACCCAGGAGGCTGGCTGGGGActggagggggagcaggagaaattGGGTTCTGAGGGGAGCCCTGAGGATctccaggaggagggggaggagaacagAGAAGACAGCGAGGCTGATGAGCTCGGGGAGACTCTTCCTGACTCCACTCCCCTGGGCCTCTATCTCCggtccccagcctcccccccGTGGGGCCTGCATGGAGAGCAGAGGCCCTCCCCTCAAGGGGAGGCCAGAGAGGAAGGCTGGGCTCCTTCTGTCCCGGCCCCTGAGGGCTGTGGGGCTCAGccgggggaagaggaggaggaagaggaatgtGGTCAGCACTCGGACTTGTCGGAGGAGCTTGAGGACCTGGAGGCCGAGGGGTCTCTCCCTCCCGGCCCCCCTGGGGAGGCTGTGGAGCCTCCAGGCCAAGCGTCTCAGCTGCTGCTGGAGCCTGCGGCCTGGGACGGGGGCGGGGAGTCCGATGGGTTTGCGGATGAGGaagagagtggtggggaggatggagaggaagaagagaggagggagccaGGGGCTGGCCGCTGGGGCCCCCGGCCACCGCTGAGTGGCCCTCAGAGAGGGAACTTCCTGGGGTCCGAGGCCGCAGAGGGCGGCGTCCCCTGGGATGATGGCCTGAGGGGCATGGAAGCCGGTGTCCGCATGACCGCCCTGGAGACTGAGTCCCAGGACAGCACGGAGCCCTCGGAGGGCTCCGAGGAGGAGTCTGGCCCTGTTCCCTTGGAGAGGGAGGACCCGGTCCCCGGCCCTCTGGGAACCCTCAGCGGGGTGGGAGGCCTGGGCCTGGGAGTGGGGGACAGCCGGGGTGTCAATGGCCAGGGCCCCAGCCTGAAGGAGGAGTTAGAGCGTGTGAACGGGGGGGTGGTAAATGGGCTGCAGCCGCccgagggaggggagcaggggaaaCTGGGGGGCCCTGAGGCGGACCAGGGCAGCCCCTTGGAAGAGGAGGGGGACGAGGGGGGTGCCCTGAAGGCCCCTTGGGCAGGACCTCCTCTTCACCTTGGCGTGGGCCAGTTCCTGAAGTTCACTCCAAGGGAAGGAGATGTCGACTCGTGGTCCTCAGGGGAGGACTAG